From Ignatzschineria sp. RMDPL8A, a single genomic window includes:
- a CDS encoding methylated-DNA--[protein]-cysteine S-methyltransferase — MATRISHSPFGIMTITATSAGISAIEFELDSPDQLIAPIGTSEIPQTAEKIELLDRAEMELSEYFNGIRKTFTLPLDLSRGTPFMQAVWRYLADIPYGTLVTYKTIAEAIGHPKAYRAVGLANHTNPLPILCACHRVIGSDGTLTGYAYGLPMKRKLLELEGLTLGEQTSLF; from the coding sequence CGGCATCATGACCATTACCGCCACATCTGCAGGTATTTCAGCCATTGAATTTGAGCTCGATTCTCCGGATCAATTAATAGCGCCGATCGGTACCTCTGAAATCCCCCAAACAGCGGAAAAAATTGAGCTCCTTGATCGTGCTGAAATGGAACTTTCTGAATATTTTAATGGCATTCGAAAAACCTTTACCCTTCCATTAGATCTCTCCCGTGGAACGCCCTTTATGCAAGCCGTTTGGCGTTATTTAGCCGACATTCCGTACGGCACCCTTGTCACCTATAAAACGATTGCCGAAGCGATTGGTCATCCAAAAGCCTATCGCGCGGTGGGGCTTGCCAATCATACTAATCCGCTTCCGATTCTCTGCGCCTGCCATCGCGTGATTGGCTCAGATGGGACGCTCACCGGCTACGCTTACGGGCTTCCGATGAAGCGAAAACTGCTCGAACTTGAAGGGCTGACTCTCGGCGAACAAACCTCACTCTTTTAG
- a CDS encoding TonB-dependent hemoglobin/transferrin/lactoferrin family receptor codes for MNKSYTIKKMMALSTLSTLMIPTLSMAEPSKNEAEEPIELRPVVVIATEDAPPLFEVKQSATDLRKNLVQDERDLFRNEVGIGISESGRSGSNGFAIRGVDKDRVAVIVDGLPQAETFMPSIYKGYGYFNGSINNTEYENISQVGVNKGANSVSDGSGAIGGSVHFKTKNIEDFVRPGERFGLYLKSGYASKNDEWRQVIGSGFEVNGLFGFAQMTKRRGHEMMNNGKGEDIYGSARGKPDPVSNRSTAWLSKFGYNFGENHRITAFYEDRKQTQETEEKSFDSWGTHRFAADTAPYKRYGLEYDYFGNDSTLIDTFNAVLAKQTIKMQSDTYNVKKDDHSIMDQHYFREFEQQQTMFQAQLFAKPITLFDTEHHLQGKIEHRRAKLSNYNHDILYLSGTAHPSTYSIMTPVTSDISTISLQDRFNLSDQLTATLGLRYDHYQYTPKMDGSNKFPVSFDGSKKRFSNLSWQAGLAYHFTPEHQLSYTLSTGFRAPRVEEMFFEFGKGGANHFMPNTHLKPETALNHEIAYQFQNESSQFGIGIFHSRYRNFIDERVTEGRAKNPWYDPNNPWWGGGEYLFVNQIQFVNVAKASISGVEIGGSINGSVLGLSDDWTFGLKAQYSRGKNQDGDPLKSIQPWSALMNIEYQAPSDRWNIRLTGRYSAAKKGKDTKETLYSWHGQEEQEWPYLSGSYFVVDLTSQIQLDKDITLNIGIFNLFNKDYSTWDSLRDLPTYGTTNRIDREGRGLNRFSAPKRNFSISLEARF; via the coding sequence ATGAATAAGTCCTATACGATTAAAAAGATGATGGCCCTTTCGACGCTATCGACCTTAATGATTCCTACGTTATCCATGGCAGAACCCAGTAAGAATGAGGCTGAAGAACCGATTGAGCTCCGGCCGGTCGTAGTGATCGCGACCGAAGATGCCCCGCCTCTTTTTGAGGTAAAGCAGAGCGCGACGGATCTTCGTAAAAATCTTGTGCAAGATGAGCGCGATCTATTTCGCAACGAGGTCGGCATCGGCATTAGCGAAAGTGGACGCTCAGGCAGTAATGGTTTTGCGATCCGTGGGGTCGATAAAGATCGAGTGGCCGTGATCGTAGATGGTCTCCCGCAAGCCGAAACGTTTATGCCCTCAATCTACAAGGGATATGGCTACTTTAATGGCAGCATTAATAACACCGAGTATGAAAATATTAGCCAAGTGGGCGTTAATAAGGGGGCCAATTCTGTCAGCGATGGGAGCGGCGCAATTGGTGGTTCGGTGCATTTTAAGACGAAAAATATTGAGGATTTTGTTCGTCCGGGGGAGCGTTTTGGGCTCTATTTAAAATCCGGCTACGCCTCTAAAAATGATGAGTGGCGACAAGTGATCGGCTCGGGATTTGAGGTAAATGGCCTCTTTGGATTCGCCCAGATGACCAAACGCCGTGGCCATGAAATGATGAATAATGGCAAAGGGGAGGATATTTATGGCTCCGCGCGCGGAAAGCCCGATCCTGTCTCAAATCGATCCACCGCTTGGCTCTCCAAATTCGGATATAATTTCGGAGAAAACCATCGCATAACCGCGTTTTATGAAGATCGAAAACAGACCCAAGAGACCGAGGAGAAAAGCTTTGATAGTTGGGGCACTCACCGCTTTGCTGCCGATACTGCACCCTATAAACGCTATGGTTTGGAGTATGATTACTTTGGCAATGATTCAACGCTGATCGATACCTTTAATGCTGTACTTGCCAAGCAAACCATCAAGATGCAATCGGATACCTATAATGTAAAAAAAGATGATCATAGCATTATGGATCAGCACTATTTCCGTGAATTTGAGCAACAACAGACGATGTTTCAAGCCCAGCTCTTTGCTAAACCGATCACGTTATTTGATACAGAACATCACCTGCAAGGAAAAATTGAACACAGGCGCGCAAAACTCTCAAACTATAATCACGACATTCTCTATCTGAGCGGCACCGCACACCCATCGACCTATAGCATCATGACTCCGGTTACCTCCGATATTAGCACGATTTCGCTGCAAGATCGTTTCAATTTATCCGATCAGCTAACTGCGACACTCGGGCTTCGCTACGATCATTATCAATATACGCCTAAGATGGATGGGAGCAATAAATTTCCGGTGAGTTTTGATGGCAGTAAAAAACGCTTTTCCAATCTCTCCTGGCAAGCGGGACTTGCCTATCATTTCACCCCCGAACATCAACTCAGTTACACCCTTAGCACTGGTTTTAGAGCGCCCCGCGTTGAAGAGATGTTTTTTGAATTTGGGAAAGGCGGCGCCAATCACTTTATGCCCAACACGCACCTCAAACCAGAAACCGCGCTGAATCATGAAATTGCCTATCAATTCCAAAATGAATCTAGCCAATTTGGCATCGGCATCTTTCACAGTCGCTATCGTAACTTTATTGATGAACGCGTCACCGAGGGGCGGGCGAAAAACCCTTGGTATGATCCCAATAATCCATGGTGGGGTGGTGGCGAATATCTCTTTGTAAACCAGATCCAATTTGTTAACGTCGCCAAAGCAAGCATTTCCGGTGTGGAAATTGGCGGATCAATCAATGGCTCAGTCCTTGGATTGTCCGACGATTGGACCTTTGGCCTTAAAGCGCAATATAGCCGCGGGAAAAATCAAGATGGCGATCCGTTAAAATCGATTCAGCCTTGGAGTGCGCTGATGAATATTGAATATCAAGCGCCCTCAGATCGTTGGAATATAAGGCTCACCGGACGCTATAGTGCCGCAAAAAAAGGGAAAGATACCAAAGAAACGCTCTATTCTTGGCACGGGCAAGAGGAACAAGAGTGGCCCTATTTAAGTGGCTCTTACTTTGTGGTCGATCTCACTAGTCAGATTCAACTTGATAAAGATATTACCCTCAATATCGGCATTTTTAATCTATTTAATAAAGATTACAGCACTTGGGATAGTCTCCGCGATTTGCCCACCTACGGCACCACCAATCGCATCGACCGAGAAGGCCGTGGACTCAATCGTTTTTCAGCGCCGAAACGCAATTTCTCCATCTCACTGGAAGCGCGTTTTTAA